From a region of the Pseudomonadota bacterium genome:
- a CDS encoding nitronate monooxygenase: MVKIPSLKIGSLIADHPIIQGGMAVSVSTSELAVAVAEEGGIGVIGGTGLSMDALRRQIREARAATKGLLGLNIMVAAREFKEAVLVSLKEKVDVVIAGAGFSRDVFSICKEWKTPVITMVSSVKVALLAERLGAAAVVVEGCDAGGHLGTDRQTTELLPAICEAVSIPVIAAGGFVNGQDIASLLELGAAGVQLGTRFLLSDECTVHRNFKELLVNAKASDLVRIISPVGLPANAIRTPLIDKLLAGDESIRPQSCDRCLKKCGREFCILEALRRARDGEYERGLFFTGRRFSDISAIEPVKKIFADLLRDAQDCLERVDHPEIPVAAG, from the coding sequence ATCGTGAAAATTCCATCATTAAAAATTGGTTCACTTATTGCCGACCACCCGATTATTCAGGGGGGCATGGCGGTCAGTGTTTCGACTTCCGAACTGGCGGTCGCTGTTGCGGAGGAGGGCGGTATTGGAGTTATCGGGGGGACCGGGCTGAGCATGGACGCTTTGCGTCGCCAGATCCGGGAAGCGCGGGCCGCGACTAAAGGCCTGCTTGGTCTCAACATTATGGTTGCAGCCCGTGAATTCAAGGAAGCGGTTCTGGTTTCCCTGAAGGAAAAGGTTGATGTGGTGATTGCCGGAGCCGGTTTCTCCCGTGATGTTTTTTCCATCTGCAAAGAATGGAAAACTCCGGTGATTACTATGGTTTCCTCCGTCAAGGTCGCTCTGCTGGCAGAACGTCTGGGGGCTGCGGCGGTGGTGGTCGAGGGTTGCGACGCCGGCGGCCATCTCGGTACGGATCGTCAGACGACTGAATTATTGCCCGCGATCTGTGAGGCCGTGTCGATTCCGGTGATTGCCGCCGGGGGCTTTGTCAATGGTCAGGATATCGCCAGCCTGCTTGAACTGGGGGCGGCCGGAGTTCAGCTTGGAACCCGCTTTCTGCTCAGTGACGAATGTACGGTGCATCGCAATTTCAAGGAGCTTCTGGTCAATGCCAAGGCCTCGGATCTGGTGCGTATTATCTCTCCGGTAGGCTTGCCGGCCAATGCCATTCGGACGCCTCTGATTGATAAACTGCTGGCTGGTGATGAATCGATTCGTCCGCAGAGCTGCGATCGCTGTCTGAAAAAATGTGGTCGGGAATTCTGCATTCTGGAGGCTTTGCGCCGGGCTCGTGATGGTGAGTACGAACGGGGACTCTTTTTTACCGGACGTCGTTTTTCCGATATCTCGGCGATCGAGCCGGTGAAAAAGATTTTTGCCGATCTCCTCAGGGACGCCCAGGATTGTCTGGAGCGGGTCGATCATCCTGAAATTCCGGTTGCGGCCGGCTGA
- the glgP gene encoding alpha-glucan family phosphorylase — translation MTIPDIYAQIRKLNPQIAYFSMEIGLRVDLPTYSGGLGVLAGDTIKAAADHRLPFIAVTLLYREGYFQQRLDADGQQQEIPVAWDPEKLLLELDMITIRVPMGRHEVFLRPWLYLVEGVDGGQVPVFFLDSDLPQNGPEERRLTAHLYGGDQRYRLSQEIILGIGGLRLLSALEIHSVLNFHMNEGHAALLTLELLQRYRRDIEETWDPTQVWDHDRVRHLCVFTTHTPVPAGHDRFDYKLVDELLGAYMPLEILKRFGGQDELNLTTLALNLSRRTNAVSKCHRDVSMQMFPGHRIRAVTNGVHSPSWTCSEFQELYDLYLPGWRQDNFLLRNAIMIPGEQLFAAHMSAKARLLQHIKEKTDNLLRSEVLTIGFARRATPYKRATLLFSQPDRLRHITEYYGPLQLVLAGKAHPHDEPGKQLIKDIFKTSKQLKDLIKIVYLENYDMELGKLITGGVDLWLNTPTRPLEASGTSGMKAAHNGVPNFSILDGWWIEGWIEGKTGWSIGPPPSGPQVDLASNLLDANDLYEKLEKEIIPIYYNERSCWIEIMRQAISFNASFFNTYRMLMEYCMNIYSFASPSRPPAGLSGRLG, via the coding sequence ATGACTATCCCCGACATTTATGCACAAATCAGAAAACTGAATCCCCAAATAGCCTATTTTTCCATGGAAATCGGCCTGCGGGTCGACCTGCCCACCTACAGCGGCGGTCTCGGCGTTCTCGCCGGCGACACCATTAAGGCCGCAGCCGACCATCGTCTGCCCTTTATCGCCGTAACCCTACTCTACCGCGAAGGCTATTTTCAGCAGAGGCTGGACGCGGACGGCCAGCAGCAGGAAATCCCCGTAGCCTGGGATCCGGAAAAACTATTGCTCGAGCTTGACATGATCACGATCAGGGTGCCTATGGGCCGCCATGAAGTTTTTCTCCGCCCCTGGCTTTATCTGGTTGAGGGCGTTGACGGTGGCCAGGTTCCGGTTTTTTTTCTGGACAGCGATCTTCCGCAAAACGGACCCGAAGAACGCCGCCTGACCGCCCATCTTTATGGCGGCGACCAGCGTTATCGCCTCTCCCAGGAAATCATCCTCGGAATCGGCGGCCTGCGCCTGCTCAGCGCCCTGGAGATTCACAGCGTGCTGAATTTTCACATGAACGAAGGCCACGCCGCGCTGCTGACCTTAGAGCTGCTGCAACGCTACCGACGCGATATCGAAGAGACCTGGGATCCAACGCAAGTCTGGGACCATGACCGGGTCCGCCACCTCTGCGTCTTCACCACCCATACCCCGGTCCCGGCCGGACACGACCGCTTCGACTACAAGCTGGTGGATGAATTGCTGGGCGCGTACATGCCCCTTGAGATTCTCAAGCGTTTCGGCGGACAAGATGAGCTCAATCTGACCACGCTGGCCCTGAATCTGAGTCGCCGGACCAATGCCGTCTCTAAATGCCACCGCGATGTCAGTATGCAGATGTTTCCCGGACACCGCATCAGGGCGGTCACCAACGGGGTTCATTCCCCCAGCTGGACCTGCTCGGAATTCCAGGAACTCTACGACCTCTATCTGCCGGGCTGGAGACAGGATAATTTTCTTCTGCGCAACGCCATCATGATTCCCGGCGAGCAACTGTTCGCGGCCCACATGAGCGCCAAGGCGCGCCTCTTGCAGCATATCAAGGAAAAAACCGACAATCTCCTGAGGAGTGAGGTTCTGACCATCGGTTTCGCCCGCCGGGCCACCCCGTACAAACGCGCCACCCTGCTTTTTTCCCAACCCGATCGTCTCCGCCATATTACCGAATATTACGGCCCGCTGCAACTGGTCCTGGCAGGCAAGGCGCATCCCCATGACGAACCCGGCAAGCAACTGATCAAAGACATTTTTAAAACCAGCAAGCAACTGAAAGACCTGATCAAAATCGTCTATCTGGAAAACTACGACATGGAACTCGGCAAGCTGATTACCGGCGGCGTCGATCTCTGGCTTAATACCCCGACCAGGCCTCTGGAGGCCTCCGGAACCAGCGGCATGAAGGCGGCACACAACGGGGTCCCCAATTTCAGCATTCTTGACGGCTGGTGGATTGAAGGCTGGATCGAAGGGAAAACCGGCTGGTCCATCGGCCCACCACCATCGGGGCCGCAGGTCGACCTGGCCAGCAACCTGCTCGACGCCAACGATCTTTATGAGAAACTGGAAAAGGAGATCATTCCGATCTATTACAACGAGCGTTCCTGCTGGATTGAAATCATGCGCCAGGCAATCAGTTTCAACGCTTCATTTTTCAACACCTATCGCATGCTGATGGAATATTGCATGAACATTTACTCTTTTGCTTCGCCCTCCAGACCTCCAGCCGGACTCAGCGGCAGGCTCGGCTAG